In Stenotrophomonas sp. 169, one DNA window encodes the following:
- the rarD gene encoding EamA family transporter RarD produces MSVALVSEQEQRRGFAVTAFTFVLWGLVPVYWHLLREVPSFQIIAHRIIWSTVLVVAWLLLSSRLQWFRAIAAQPRALATLAISSIAIAFNWGLYIWAINAGHVIDTSLGYFINPLVSVVLGVVVLKERLRRLQWLAVACAAVGVAWLTWQAGAPPWIALGLAGSFGLYGLLRKLISVDPVAGLAVESLYLFLPALGFALWSESGHGGGFFGGWGWRNDLLLIFGGVVTAAPLIGFAYGVKRIALSTVGVLQFIAPSLGLVLGVFFFNESFDSARAVGFAAIWAGLALFVFDGLRRTRR; encoded by the coding sequence GTGAGCGTGGCACTGGTCAGTGAGCAGGAGCAGCGACGCGGCTTTGCGGTTACCGCCTTCACCTTCGTGTTGTGGGGGCTGGTGCCGGTGTACTGGCATCTGCTGCGCGAGGTGCCCTCGTTCCAGATCATCGCCCATCGCATCATCTGGAGCACGGTGCTGGTGGTGGCGTGGCTGCTGCTCAGCAGCCGGCTGCAGTGGTTCAGGGCCATCGCCGCACAACCGCGGGCGCTGGCGACGCTGGCCATCAGCAGCATCGCCATTGCCTTCAACTGGGGGTTGTACATCTGGGCGATCAACGCCGGCCATGTGATCGATACCAGCCTCGGCTACTTCATCAACCCTTTGGTGAGCGTAGTGCTGGGCGTGGTGGTGCTGAAGGAGCGCCTGCGCCGCCTACAGTGGCTGGCCGTGGCCTGCGCCGCCGTGGGCGTCGCGTGGCTGACCTGGCAGGCCGGCGCACCGCCGTGGATCGCCTTGGGTCTGGCCGGCTCGTTCGGCCTGTACGGCCTGCTGCGCAAATTGATCTCGGTGGATCCGGTGGCCGGATTGGCGGTGGAAAGCCTGTACCTGTTCCTCCCCGCGCTGGGCTTCGCGCTGTGGAGCGAAAGCGGTCATGGCGGCGGTTTCTTCGGCGGCTGGGGCTGGCGCAACGACCTGCTGCTGATCTTCGGTGGCGTGGTCACTGCCGCCCCACTGATCGGTTTCGCTTACGGCGTGAAGCGCATCGCGCTCTCGACGGTGGGCGTGCTGCAGTTCATCGCGCCCAGCCTGGGCCTGGTGCTGGGCGTGTTCTTCTTCAACGAATCGTTCGACAGCGCCCGTGCCGTCGGCTTCGCCGCCATCTGGGCCGGCCTGGCCCTGTTCGTCTTCGACGGCCTGCGCCGAACCCGCCGCTGA